ACCTCTTGCCCCACCATGCCCCTGATTTTGGAAGCCGCTACATTAGTAAGCTTAACCGTTTGCTGCAAAAGTTTCCCCCTGTCATCAACGAGATCTCTTACATAGAAATTCAGTTGGATGGAGCCTTTCGTTACACGGCCTCCCGTTTTTTCATCTGTAAATGTTAACAAGGGAATCTCCGTTATTTTAATATCTTTATTCGCATATCCATTATTCTTCAGCCAAACCTTCAGCTTCGGCACAACCGTTTTATCTTTTTCCTCTACACTTGCCCACCATTCTTCCGGTTTAGATAAATCCATTTTTGACAGGTCGATTTGCTGCTTGTCCAGCATTATCTCCCAATTGGTTTTCGAATCATAGAGATCTTCTTTTATAGATAAATATCCAAGGGGGTTGCCACTTGTCCAAACATTTGAATTCGATTCGGTCATTCCTCCATTGCTTGAGGAAAAGAACGCTTCGATTATTTCGCCATCATGTTTGATTACCATGCCCTTTGTCTGTTCAATGGCTGAATTAGTTCGATAGTGACCGGCTGCCCCGCCATATACTTGGTAAGAAACCGTATCATCAATTATTGCGGATTGATGGCGAAGTGCATAAGTCCGGGCGGCAATCGCCTGTGCCTTTAAGGCCTCGGCATGCCATAGAGCGGGCATCTCCAATGGGACAACGCCCTTCAGATAATCTTCCATGTAAACATGATTGATTGGCCGGATGTAACCGTCCTCCGCTGTAAATGAAAATGAGCCAAGATACGGACGGCCGTTTATGGACAATGAAGCATCAGGTTTAACTGGCATAACCTTAAAGGAAGCATAAGATCCCGTTTTCTTAAAACCTTTGTATACAGCAAGTTTACCCGACTCCACTTTCAAAGTCAGATTTTCCCCCGCCTTAATGAATATCTCTCCCCCTGAAGTACTGTAGTCCCCGGTTGCCTTTATTTTGACGCTGGTTCTATTCCCCAAATAATTCTTCAGTTTCACTTCCATCGTTGTATTCTCTTCCGCTGCCGTTGTTTCATGAGAAGGAAATGCAAAAAAAATGATAAAGAAAGCGATAAACAAATACCTTAAACTTCTCATTGCTTTTCATCCTCATTCCTATTCTATTTATCTTTCAAAGAATTTTGAATTAATCCTGTTCAATCCATTGGCATGGATAACGGCCTGGAAGATGTCACAGCTGCAGAAACCCCTGATGGATTTCAGGACCACCTGGATCGCGGGCTTACTTGCAGGTACTCTTTTTACATTCTGTATGTACGACTCATTATCCTTCAATTCCAGCTTTATTGTCTTAACAAAATGGAATCCTCAACATGTGAAAAAATAAAAGCAGGACATGTAAGAAACCATGTCCTGCTTTTTAATGGTAAATGCTTGCTGCATTTTTACCCATTTCTGATGGATGACTTTTTTCTTTACTTCAAATACTTTTTCAACACCGGTTTCATATGATCGACAACGACATGGCTGCCGCCTCGTCCTTTTACATCTTCCATCATCCATGCCATGAGAAGTTCCGGGTCTTCTGTGTCCATGGCAACAAACCAGCCATTTTCTGTTCCGTCAGCATTTTTGGATGCCTTGATTTCGGCAGTTCCCGTTTTGGCAGCGATTTTGATGCCAAGATCATCTATTCCATGTCCGCTTCCCTTAGGATGTTCCACCACTTGTGTCAGCATCTTGGTGATCTGATTTGCTTGGTCTGCTGATATCGCATTTTCTTTCCATATTTTCTTTTCTGTTTTATCTCCTGTTATTAACGAAGGTGTCAGGATGTTTCCTTCATTCAAGAAGGCTGAATAGGTCATGGCGAGATGTAGCGTGCTCATTTGGACTTGCGCTTGACCATATCCGGCATCTGCCAAGCGTCCCTCACTGTCGATCTTACCGATGCTCGATGCTTTGATTGGATAATCGTAATTCAAAGACTCATCAAATCCGAATGCCTTGAGTCCATTTGTGAATTTTTCCTTTCCAAGCCCCAAAGCTTTTTGGGCAAAGTAAATATTGTCTGAATAAATTAATGCCTTTTCCATATCGATTGGAACACCGGGGTCCGACACCCTTGTAATGGAATGATCTTTCCATGTCGATTTGGCCCACGTTTTCCCTTGGATATTGATCGACTCTTTCGGATCCACACCATTTTCCAAAGCGATTGCCGCAGTGATGGCCTTAATGGTTGATCCAGGTGCAAACGTCGAACTGAAGCGGTTCAAAAGTGGTTTTTCCGGGTCTTCTTCAAGCGCTTTTTGTTCCGCTTTTGTTATCCCGAAAATATATTTATTAGGATCGAATGACGGACTTGAAACAAGTGCAAGCGTTTCGCCTGTCATCGGATCAATTGCCGATGCCGATCCAGTTTCGTCCTTATATTGCTCGAAGATATCCTTTTGAAGCTCGGCGTCGATGGTCAAGGTAATTGTTTCTCCCTCTTCAGCAGGCTTTTCAGCAATCACTTTTTCTTCACCATCTTCGGTTTTAATAAAGATTTTACCGCCAGGTTTACCTTTAAGCCGTGCTTCCAACACTTCCTCAAGACCTCGCTTGCCAATAACGTCACTTGCGGTATAACCTTTTCCTTTCAATTTCTCCAGATCTTCCGCCGATGCCTCACCGACATATCCAATTAGATGGGCAGTAGCGTCTTTATATGGATATATACGCTCTTCCGTATTATTGACAGATACACCGGCAATGCTCAATAGCTTTTCCAAGGTTGCGGCATTATCATTTGACATTTTCTTGATGGGCACGAAATAGCTTGGCTTTACCCATGATTGTTTTAATTTCTGATTCACTTCGTCGGTGGACATATTGAGGATTCCAGCGACCTTTT
The DNA window shown above is from Peribacillus sp. FSL P2-0133 and carries:
- a CDS encoding SpoIID/LytB domain-containing protein, producing MRSLRYLFIAFFIIFFAFPSHETTAAEENTTMEVKLKNYLGNRTSVKIKATGDYSTSGGEIFIKAGENLTLKVESGKLAVYKGFKKTGSYASFKVMPVKPDASLSINGRPYLGSFSFTAEDGYIRPINHVYMEDYLKGVVPLEMPALWHAEALKAQAIAARTYALRHQSAIIDDTVSYQVYGGAAGHYRTNSAIEQTKGMVIKHDGEIIEAFFSSSNGGMTESNSNVWTSGNPLGYLSIKEDLYDSKTNWEIMLDKQQIDLSKMDLSKPEEWWASVEEKDKTVVPKLKVWLKNNGYANKDIKITEIPLLTFTDEKTGGRVTKGSIQLNFYVRDLVDDRGKLLQQTVKLTNVAASKIRGMVGQEVMKSYLVDHSSTNPSKISIEGSGYGHGVGLSQFGAKNRAEAGQSYQEILWFYYPDTTIEKEYGPGAGSKTEPVVKAEPNSVNMKAETDHLNDEVGITYSLKEDAVVTLTIKDSKGKALATPVRDQTMKKGTHSAIWNTKAVSNGTYEAEISAMDRSGNEGLATMAIKISKDTSAPKITDVNTSGDYSTEKANITYTINENANVTVEIKNSKGKVVGILSERQFHKGSQSATWDFKNISNGMYTVTISAKDKSDNQKSISTKVSIRKTPGIVTASELYIKENKNASSETVGKLYRDQAVTILAQQDEWYKVKKGSQIGYVLKKHVKK
- a CDS encoding penicillin-binding transpeptidase domain-containing protein, yielding MKKLVLVSSLLLMSVLFLAGCSDEPSPEDRFAAYTKLWNKQDFAKMYEYLSPETKKEISADEFANRYEKIYTGIEADQLKVDYKQPKEEKNHKDGEKVSLSYTVDMSTMAGAVSSDHKATLVKEGEGEEENWYIKWDESYIFPQLKAGEKVSVESYPAIRGEIVDRNERGLAMNGTVAEVGIVPEKMANDSETVKKVAGILNMSTDEVNQKLKQSWVKPSYFVPIKKMSNDNAATLEKLLSIAGVSVNNTEERIYPYKDATAHLIGYVGEASAEDLEKLKGKGYTASDVIGKRGLEEVLEARLKGKPGGKIFIKTEDGEEKVIAEKPAEEGETITLTIDAELQKDIFEQYKDETGSASAIDPMTGETLALVSSPSFDPNKYIFGITKAEQKALEEDPEKPLLNRFSSTFAPGSTIKAITAAIALENGVDPKESINIQGKTWAKSTWKDHSITRVSDPGVPIDMEKALIYSDNIYFAQKALGLGKEKFTNGLKAFGFDESLNYDYPIKASSIGKIDSEGRLADAGYGQAQVQMSTLHLAMTYSAFLNEGNILTPSLITGDKTEKKIWKENAISADQANQITKMLTQVVEHPKGSGHGIDDLGIKIAAKTGTAEIKASKNADGTENGWFVAMDTEDPELLMAWMMEDVKGRGGSHVVVDHMKPVLKKYLK